In Shewanella glacialimarina, the genomic stretch AAACCGTAACGACATTGGAATACTGTTAACAATCCACTCACGAATTTTGACTAGAGACAACACCAAGAAACAGACACCCGACATAAACACAGCGCCTAGTGCAGTTTCCCAGCTGTATCCCATCTCACCGACCACGGTGTAAGTAAAGAAGGCATTTAGCCCCATCCCCGGTGCTAGCGCGATAGGATAATTGGCTAACAACCCCATGATTAAACAACCAATTGCAGCAGCTAAACAGGTTGCGACGAATACAGCACCATGATCCATTCCTGCATCTGCAAGCATCATTGGGTTAACAAAAATGATGTAAGCCATAGTTAAAAAGGTCGTTAAACCCGCAACCACTTCTTGCTTTAACGAGGTATTGTTTTGTTTTAGTTTAAATAGTTTTTCTAGCATAGAACTCGTTACCTTGGGTGTAGGGTTAATTAATGTTTTTATTATTTTGAGCTGATCCGATAAATGACCCCGAATGCTCAAAGGAGGGAGATTATATCCTGTAGCATGTTATAAAATCATACTTTAGACGCAAAAACACCTGATAAAGCCTGAAAACAGACTTTTTGTAGCAGGTTAATCACTTTTAAAACTGAATGAGGGTAATACCAATCATGCGTTAGAAGCTTCACTTTCAATGAAAATTATAAGGTGATTTTGCTAATAGGTTTAACACGCAACAATTTACGTTACATGGTAGCTTCAGATTAACGGTAACACTCGACACGTGTTAGCACTACGCTCTGTGATGTAAGAAATGCATTAAAAATTAAAACTCATTTTTGGTAGATATTTTGATTAAGAAACTATGAGTTAAACTATAGTCTTGTTATACAATTTTTAACTGCTTACTCCATTCTGACCACGAAATAGACCGTCCAGGAAATGCTACTTTAGCAAAGGGCCAGTCATTAGAGAGCCATTTAACAACAACATTATACAGTTCTTGATCTAACCCTAAACTATCATCCCGCACCCATAAATATACATCGCAATCATGATGTTGGGATTGACTGGGATCTATATAAACAGAACCAAGACATTTGGTTTCATTATGATTAAAAACTGAATATGCAAATGCCTCCCTAGATTCAAACTCTTTTTTGTGGATTTTAAGACTTTCAATATTGGCTTCTATCAACATGTCGATTTTTGGCCAATCTGAGCCTAAGCCAAAAATGCCTTGAAGTCTCTTCTGGCTAGACATCACAGCCTCAAAATCTAAGTCTGCAATTGAATCCTCTAGCACTCTGAAATAAAAGTGTTCTGTATTTAAAAATAGTGGAACAACAAATGATTTATGTATAAAACTTAATGACATACTCAAAACTGTCCGTAGTAATATAACGCTAAACTAACGGAGAAAAGCACTGCGAGACAATCGCGAATCAGCGCAGTGTTTTTGTCTCAATGACTGAAGGGCATGCGTTAAACCTTGCTACGCCCTTGCACTATTCTTAATACTTCCTAATGACAGACACCTTGCCGTCTTCTATTTCTAAAACTTCCATAGTCTCATAGCTTTGATCAATAACTTCTTTAGTTTGAGGATGAACACCACTGCTATGGGTTAAATAAGTGATGACAACAGCATTATAAGCGGGGACAACCTCATAAAGTTCAGCTGAATAGTTTGTATGGGAGCCGAGATAGAATGACATGCCATTACGCATACTTTCTTTGCCGTCCGGTAAACGTGAATCGTCGGGATCGTAAGGTAGGTGTTGGTGCCCCACATCATCTTTTAAGAACGCCAAATAATGTTCTATATCCTGTTTAGTAGCATTTGGTGCTTGGGTGGCTTTCCATGCTGTAAAGTACGATTTTCCAAATTCTGTTAAATCAATTTCTGCAGCACTCAGTGATAGCGAAATCGACAGGGATAACAAAAATAAATACAATTTTTTCAAAATAAACTCCTATGTTAATTGCGGTATAACATTAAGCAATTTTTACTCTATGACCGAAGGGAACGAGTTTAGCGATTTACTAGATGGTATTGTTAAATATACAAATCATTGTTTTTTAAAATCTGCCTTATCTGTATTTGGTCTTCAAGCACTGTTTGGTAAATCCATTTATAAAAGTATTTACCATTAGTAGCAATCACTTCCTCAGCTTTCTCTTTACCTAATATTTGTGCCAGAGCATCCAACTCCATAAGACATACCGCTAAATGGAGGTATGTAGAAGATTCACTTCTAGCACCGTCGGGGAACCCAACTGGCACTGAAGGATATAATTTATTAAGTTCTGCTATTGTTTGTGAAACTTGAATTTTTCGAATATCTTCAAACCAATGTATTTGTTCATGTAAAAGCTGCGATAAGCCAGCAGGATCGTTGTTTGGCATAGTTGCAGTAAGAATTAAAACGGGGTGACTTGACGGGCTTCTTGCCGATTCATCTATGATGATATTATCGGTAAACCACCACTTTTCTAGATCATGTGTTTCAATAAGCCGTAGAACTTGTTTCTGCTTAGCTTTCTCATTATCTGAATCATTGACAAGGGAAATGTTAACTTCTTCGGCTGAAACATTGAAAATGAAAAGTAAAGGTATTGCTAACTTTAAGATTTTCATAAAACCTCCTTGTTTACTATAACAACATTGTTACCCATAATTTTGCACTCTCTATGACATTATAGGGGGAGTTGATGGGCACATATCATTGTGTGGCTTTTCTTCCTTAAATGACGAGCTCGATAGTCGTATTCGAGATAGCCAACGCCGTCCTTTATTTTCATACTTTAATCTACTTTATAGCTTTAATTCAATGTTTTACTTTGTTTTTTACTTGTTTGGTTACTGAATCACGCAACTTCAACCTAACCAATTGCCTGCCGCAGGCCTATGTGCAGATGATCCAGCGAGACGCCGCAAGCACATCCATGTGGGCTTAACCAAAACAAATAACATACATGTTAAACAGCCAGTTCGGCATCCATGCCTCTCGCTCAGAAATGTTTCACTTAGTGAAACTTCGCCCTGTTATGGATACTCGCTGGCTCATCTGCACCCGAAATTTTCACATCTTCGATTTAACTTCATTCGTAACAATACAGTAAAAAAAGCTGGGATTTACAGTTTGAATTGAGGTCATCGAGACTCTTTATTCCGAGAACCCGTGAGCTTGCCATGGATGCCACGCTAGCTTCCGATGGGCCAGGGATGGCACATCGGAAGCATTAGGGCTTTTTGATAATGGCCGAAGCTGGTTACAAATGAGGTTTAAAGCTGGAGCGATCCCCATCGAAAATTATGCGCTTTTCAGCATTTTTCGTCTGGGGCGGCAGGGCCTAATTCTTTAATTAAAAGTAAAGAGGGTATTGCTGTTGATACCCTTTTGGCCGGTGCAGGATGGAATCCTGCGATGTTAATCCAAACCCGTTTAGAAATACTAAAAGAAAATTGCGGTCTAAATCTGGTGTGGGCGAAGCGTCACGACTTTGATTTTTTCAAATGGCAAAAACACTTAGCGGCAAAAGTGAGTTAGTGTTTTTGAAAAAATCTTATGTCACTCACTCATTAAAACTTGCCGATAAAGCAAATACTCGAAAGATTCATTATGGTGATTTGCGAGCCGACCATCTGTTGTGGTTGAATTAGCCGGACACTTCAATAAAGGAATATAATAATGCCATTATTGAGGTGAATATGACTAAACGAATAAATAAACAATATCCAGATGATTTTAAACAAGAAGCTGTCGCTTTGGTTCTTGAACAAAATTACACGATAGTCCAAGCAGCAGCGTCTTTAGGTATTACAGATAAAATTCTTTATAACTGGGTGGCTAAACAAAAAAAGCTAACTCAAGGCGATGC encodes the following:
- a CDS encoding nuclear transport factor 2-like protein, with the translated sequence MKKLYLFLLSLSISLSLSAAEIDLTEFGKSYFTAWKATQAPNATKQDIEHYLAFLKDDVGHQHLPYDPDDSRLPDGKESMRNGMSFYLGSHTNYSAELYEVVPAYNAVVITYLTHSSGVHPQTKEVIDQSYETMEVLEIEDGKVSVIRKY